The nucleotide sequence TGATTCATCAACTTTGGTTGATTTAGAAAAAGATAATCTGGATGAGCAACAGAAAAATAATTATGAAGTTTGTTCTGAAATTACCCATCGCATAAGACAATTACAACCAGAAGGAGTTGAAGTTTCGATTGGCGGTGAGATTGGAGAAGTTGGCGGAAAAAATTCAACCTCTGAGGAGCTTAATGCTTTTATGCAAGGATATGTAAAATCTGTTGGCGATAAGCTTGGCATATCTAAAATAAGTATTCAGACCGGAACCAGCCATGGAGGGGTGGTGCTACCTGACGGTTCGATTGCTAAAGTCAGTATTGATTTCGATACTTTGGCTAAACTTTCTGAGATAGCTAGAGAAAAGTATGGTTTAGCCGGAGCTGTCCAGCACGGAGCTTCAACCTTACCTAATGAGGCTTTTCATCGGTTTCCCGAAGTTGGCTGCGCCGAGATTCATTTGGCAACTCAATTTCAAAATATGGTTTATGACTATTTACCACTTCCTTTAAAGGAAAAGATTTATACTTGGTTACACGATAATTGTTCTGGTGAAAAAAAGCCGGACTGGACCGAAGATCAGTTTATCTATAAAACACGTAAGAAAGCTTTCGGCCCTTTTAAAACGCAAATCCACTCTTTACCGGGAGAGCTAAAAGACAAGATATCTTCAGTGCTCGAGGAAGAGTTTACTTTTCTTTTTGAGCAACTAAAGATAAAAGGTACCAAGGAGCATGTCGATAATTACGTTAAAGTGGTGAGCTTCGATAAAGAAAAAGATTATTTTTTAGCCGAAGAAAAAGATTTAGGTGAACTAGAAGGGGCTGACTAATTAAAATGGAGGCAACTAATGCGTTCAGATAAAATAAAAAAAGGTATTGA is from Candidatus Omnitrophota bacterium and encodes:
- a CDS encoding class II fructose-bisphosphate aldolase: MIYKSEAELLSNNGIKEEDGRIEIVDEAKFRDSGIDSLLDTIILSNDAHLRRLSYWVVYSAGLRLGVVPSSIQGLYNAMGQKKVSGFTVPAMNIRTLTFDLARAVFRAANKINAGAFIFEIAKSEIGYTDQRPLEYTAVITLAALKENYQGPIFIQGDHFQLKAANYLKDPKKEISQLKELLEEAIGGHFYNIDIDSSTLVDLEKDNLDEQQKNNYEVCSEITHRIRQLQPEGVEVSIGGEIGEVGGKNSTSEELNAFMQGYVKSVGDKLGISKISIQTGTSHGGVVLPDGSIAKVSIDFDTLAKLSEIAREKYGLAGAVQHGASTLPNEAFHRFPEVGCAEIHLATQFQNMVYDYLPLPLKEKIYTWLHDNCSGEKKPDWTEDQFIYKTRKKAFGPFKTQIHSLPGELKDKISSVLEEEFTFLFEQLKIKGTKEHVDNYVKVVSFDKEKDYFLAEEKDLGELEGAD